One genomic segment of Arcobacter porcinus includes these proteins:
- a CDS encoding TrbI/VirB10 family protein has product METKTTQKIRNFNKSSLDNKKVAAIIGVILFTFIATFIVYKMFFSKTIEENDLSVYSEIDPSFFNRIEEPPPPPKIEEPKPKPKVKPKPKPKATPPPPPPRDVFAQNYEAINPNKELIDKINKKRFESGKTMALSIKDNKTSFTRMDGHFKVDTDKASESVYLNRVITADRMIPAILINELISDIEGKISAQIEDDIYGFHGRDILIPRGSRAVGRYLPLQKIGDERLIATWDRIITPEGVNINLKDSKLADTMGRSGGYGEIDRRLSERYGLSILLSTLNAAVGYAISKQSTDSTQAYTATTYTNGIAEITGQILKEQLNVKPRITMRAGTRIFINPTHDMFFPENSSGTVLPSPYYKDKGEKR; this is encoded by the coding sequence ATGGAAACAAAAACAACTCAAAAAATTAGGAATTTTAATAAATCCTCTTTAGATAATAAAAAAGTAGCTGCAATAATAGGAGTAATATTATTTACTTTTATAGCTACTTTTATAGTATATAAAATGTTTTTTTCTAAAACAATAGAAGAAAATGATTTAAGTGTATATAGTGAAATAGATCCATCATTTTTTAATAGAATAGAAGAACCTCCACCACCTCCAAAAATTGAAGAACCAAAACCTAAACCAAAGGTAAAGCCAAAGCCTAAACCAAAAGCTACTCCACCACCACCTCCACCAAGAGATGTTTTTGCTCAAAATTATGAAGCTATCAATCCAAATAAAGAATTGATTGACAAAATAAACAAGAAGAGATTTGAAAGTGGAAAGACTATGGCTTTGTCAATAAAAGATAATAAAACTTCATTTACAAGGATGGATGGACACTTTAAAGTTGATACAGATAAAGCAAGTGAAAGTGTATATTTAAATAGAGTTATTACAGCAGATAGAATGATTCCAGCAATATTAATAAATGAATTAATTTCAGATATTGAAGGAAAAATATCAGCTCAAATAGAAGATGATATTTATGGATTTCACGGTAGAGATATATTAATTCCTCGTGGAAGTCGTGCAGTTGGTAGATATTTGCCTTTACAAAAAATTGGAGATGAAAGACTAATTGCAACATGGGATAGAATAATAACACCAGAGGGGGTGAATATAAATTTAAAAGATAGTAAGTTAGCAGATACAATGGGAAGAAGCGGTGGTTATGGAGAAATAGATAGAAGATTATCTGAAAGATATGGATTATCTATTTTATTATCTACATTAAATGCAGCAGTTGGTTATGCAATTTCTAAACAGTCAACAGACTCAACTCAAGCATATACAGCAACAACATATACAAATGGAATAGCTGAAATTACAGGACAAATTTTAAAGGAGCAATTAAATGTTAAACCAAGAATAACAATGAGAGCTGGAACAAGGATTTTTATAAATCCAACTCATGATATGTTTTTTCCAGAAAATTCAAGTGGTACGGTCTTGCCAAGTCCATATTACAAAGATAAAGGAGAAAAAAGATGA
- the carB gene encoding carbamoyl-phosphate synthase large subunit, which produces MPKREDIKNILLIGSGPIVIGQACEFDYSGTQATKTLKELGYRVVLVNSNPATIMTDPEFADKTYIEPITEEVVLNIIKKENIDAILPTMGGQTALNVATSMYEKGLLEGINFLGVHPEAIKKGEDRHLFSEAMRKIGLDLPRSENAYNLEEAIKVAKDIGFPVISRASFTLAGAGSGVAYNLEEFKVLAQAGLDASPINEIEILESVLGWKEYEMEIIRDTNDNCIVVCSIENLDPMGVHTGDSITIAPALTLTDKEYAKMRDASFAILREVGVNSGGSNVQFSMCPNTGRMLVIEMNPRVSRSSALASKATGYPIAKVSTLLAVGFTLDEITNDMTGSKACFEPAVDYIVTKVPRFTFEKFPKANSTLTTSMKSVGEVMAIGRNFNESIQKAMCSLETGICGFDSITTDLELIKKEIRRPNDKRLQYLMDGLRQGLTNDDIFELSKIDPWFLAKFREIYELELSITPAILKDEELLKKVKSNGFSDKFIANLIGKKEEDVYSARKSLNIDFEYNEVDTCAGEFKALNQYLYSTTNISKLPKVETKKSNDKKVMIIGGGPNRIGQGIEFDYCCVHASFALAEIGVKTIMYNCNPETVSTDYDTSDVLYFEPIDFEHVRSVVEKEQPDGVIVHFGGQTPLKLAQALTKAGAKIIGTTADVIDLAEDRKKFSTFVEKVGLLQPENGTAVKLDEAIVIAEKIGYPVLVRPSFVLGGRGMKIVYSTNELKQYMDEAVSVSNDAPVLIDKFLDRAIELDVDCICDGKEAYIGGIMQHIEEAGIHSGDSACSLPPISIEEKLIKELETKTKNMALALGVVGLMNVQYAIHKGQIYLIEVNPRASRTVPFVSKATGMPLAKIATRVMWGESLRSALKVYDKGIVYEDNGVLKPKLKNLVAVKESVFPFNKLTGADLLLSPEMKSTGEVMGIASNFAMAFAKSQNAAKNSLPKSGKVFISLCDLDKSFASSIAKSLVESGFTIVATGGTEKIISEAGIACEKVLKVSEGRPNITDLLTNGDIAMAINTSGEQGSSKDDGKEIRRTVLRVGVPYFTTIAGAQAASDAIKELKISDVSTPKSIQEYLNF; this is translated from the coding sequence ATGCCAAAAAGAGAAGATATAAAAAACATTTTGTTAATTGGTTCAGGACCAATTGTAATAGGGCAGGCGTGTGAGTTTGATTACTCAGGAACACAAGCAACAAAAACTTTAAAAGAACTAGGATATAGAGTAGTTTTGGTAAATTCAAATCCAGCAACTATAATGACAGATCCAGAATTTGCTGATAAGACATATATTGAACCAATTACTGAAGAAGTTGTTTTAAATATAATTAAAAAAGAGAATATAGATGCAATTTTACCAACAATGGGTGGACAAACTGCACTAAACGTAGCAACTTCTATGTATGAAAAAGGACTTTTAGAAGGTATTAACTTCTTAGGAGTTCATCCAGAGGCTATTAAAAAAGGTGAGGATAGACATCTTTTTAGTGAGGCTATGAGAAAAATAGGACTTGATCTTCCAAGAAGTGAAAATGCTTATAATCTTGAAGAAGCTATAAAAGTAGCAAAAGATATTGGATTTCCAGTTATTAGTAGAGCTTCATTTACACTTGCGGGTGCTGGAAGTGGAGTTGCTTACAATCTTGAAGAGTTTAAAGTTCTTGCACAAGCTGGGCTTGATGCATCTCCAATTAATGAAATTGAGATTTTAGAATCAGTTTTAGGTTGGAAAGAGTATGAAATGGAGATTATAAGAGATACAAATGATAACTGTATTGTTGTTTGTTCTATTGAAAATCTTGATCCAATGGGTGTTCATACAGGAGATAGTATAACTATTGCACCTGCACTTACATTAACTGATAAAGAGTATGCAAAGATGAGAGATGCTTCTTTTGCTATTTTAAGAGAAGTTGGAGTAAATAGTGGTGGATCAAATGTACAGTTCTCTATGTGCCCAAACACTGGAAGAATGCTTGTAATTGAGATGAATCCAAGAGTAAGTAGAAGTTCTGCACTTGCTTCAAAAGCAACAGGATATCCAATAGCAAAAGTTTCTACACTTCTTGCAGTTGGATTTACTTTAGATGAAATTACAAATGATATGACAGGTTCAAAAGCTTGTTTTGAACCAGCAGTTGATTATATTGTTACAAAAGTTCCAAGATTTACTTTTGAAAAATTCCCAAAAGCAAACTCAACTTTAACAACTTCAATGAAAAGTGTTGGAGAAGTTATGGCAATAGGAAGAAACTTCAATGAATCAATACAAAAAGCTATGTGCTCTTTAGAGACTGGAATTTGTGGATTTGATTCAATAACAACAGATTTAGAACTTATAAAAAAAGAGATAAGAAGACCAAATGATAAAAGACTTCAATATCTAATGGATGGATTAAGACAAGGTCTAACAAATGATGATATTTTTGAATTATCAAAAATTGATCCATGGTTCTTAGCTAAATTTAGAGAAATTTATGAATTAGAGCTATCTATTACTCCAGCAATATTAAAAGATGAAGAGCTTTTAAAAAAAGTTAAATCAAATGGATTTAGTGATAAATTTATTGCAAATCTAATAGGAAAAAAAGAAGAAGATGTTTATAGTGCAAGAAAATCTTTAAATATTGATTTTGAATATAATGAAGTTGATACTTGTGCAGGAGAATTTAAAGCTTTAAATCAATATCTTTATTCAACAACAAATATTTCTAAACTTCCAAAAGTTGAAACAAAAAAATCAAATGATAAAAAAGTTATGATTATTGGTGGTGGACCAAATAGAATTGGACAAGGAATAGAGTTTGATTATTGTTGTGTACATGCTAGTTTTGCATTAGCTGAAATTGGTGTAAAAACAATTATGTATAACTGTAACCCTGAAACTGTAAGTACAGATTATGATACATCAGATGTTTTATATTTTGAACCAATAGATTTTGAACATGTAAGAAGTGTTGTAGAAAAAGAGCAACCAGATGGTGTGATTGTACATTTTGGTGGACAAACTCCTTTAAAACTTGCACAAGCTCTTACAAAAGCTGGAGCAAAAATAATTGGAACAACAGCAGATGTTATTGATTTAGCTGAAGATAGAAAAAAATTCTCTACATTTGTTGAAAAAGTAGGGCTTTTACAACCAGAAAATGGAACAGCTGTAAAACTTGATGAAGCAATAGTAATAGCAGAAAAAATTGGATATCCAGTTTTAGTTAGACCATCTTTTGTTCTTGGTGGAAGAGGAATGAAAATTGTTTACTCTACAAATGAGTTAAAACAATATATGGATGAAGCAGTTTCTGTATCAAATGATGCACCTGTTTTAATTGATAAATTCCTTGATAGAGCAATAGAATTAGATGTTGATTGTATTTGTGATGGGAAAGAGGCATATATTGGTGGAATTATGCAACATATTGAAGAAGCTGGAATCCACTCAGGAGATAGTGCTTGTTCTTTACCTCCAATTAGTATTGAAGAAAAACTAATTAAAGAGTTAGAAACAAAAACAAAAAATATGGCTCTAGCTTTAGGTGTTGTTGGACTTATGAACGTTCAATATGCAATTCACAAAGGACAAATATATTTAATTGAGGTAAACCCAAGAGCAAGTAGAACAGTTCCATTTGTTTCAAAAGCAACAGGAATGCCATTAGCAAAAATAGCAACTAGAGTTATGTGGGGAGAGAGTTTAAGATCAGCTCTTAAAGTATATGATAAAGGTATTGTTTATGAAGATAATGGAGTTTTAAAACCAAAACTTAAAAATCTTGTAGCAGTAAAAGAGTCTGTTTTCCCATTTAATAAATTAACAGGTGCAGATTTACTTTTAAGTCCAGAGATGAAATCAACTGGTGAAGTTATGGGAATTGCTTCAAATTTTGCAATGGCATTTGCAAAATCACAAAATGCAGCTAAAAACTCTCTTCCTAAATCTGGAAAAGTATTTATATCTTTATGTGATTTAGATAAATCATTTGCAAGTAGTATTGCAAAGAGTTTAGTAGAAAGTGGATTTACTATTGTTGCAACTGGTGGAACAGAAAAAATAATAAGTGAAGCTGGAATTGCTTGTGAGAAAGTTCTAAAAGTAAGTGAAGGAAGACCAAATATAACTGACCTTTTAACAAATGGTGATATTGCAATGGCAATAAATACAAGTGGGGAACAAGGAAGTTCTAAAGATGATGGAAAAGAGATAAGAAGAACTGTTCTTAGAGTTGGTGTTCCATATTTTACAACAATAGCTGGTGCACAAGCTGCTAGTGATGCAATTAAAGAGTTAAAAATATCAGATGTTTCAACTCCAAAATCTATACAAGAGTATCTAAACTTTTAA
- a CDS encoding TrbG/VirB9 family P-type conjugative transfer protein, with protein sequence MKKLIFLVLLIIVNAFAFRDETTINDSTNQDMFPSDLKSVQKAFNKSGMHENVSVYKYEDENTYKVRLRTAIETMFVLPQDEKIISYSLGDSLIFKYKPIIVKSYQTENLFTVRPQTAGADTNLIVVGASGKIYKFYLRADNHDSPFLPIFAIYISKDGKIPTPKSLKTEFENLNVDTEQKTKLSHFLTDRVDMKSANFSYSSLSGNDDLKPETVFDDGRFTYFYFKRKDGEVTTLPVVYRVVDDYDTPVNSRVEGDFIIAETLSKRWTLRSGTAHHCIKRD encoded by the coding sequence ATGAAAAAATTAATATTTTTAGTATTGTTAATAATAGTAAATGCTTTTGCTTTTAGAGATGAAACAACAATTAATGATAGTACAAATCAAGATATGTTTCCATCAGATTTAAAAAGTGTACAAAAAGCATTTAATAAATCTGGTATGCACGAAAATGTGAGTGTATATAAATATGAAGATGAAAATACTTACAAAGTAAGATTAAGAACAGCAATAGAAACTATGTTTGTATTACCTCAAGATGAAAAAATAATTAGTTATTCTTTGGGGGATAGCTTAATATTTAAATATAAACCAATAATAGTAAAAAGCTATCAAACTGAAAATCTATTTACAGTTAGACCCCAAACAGCTGGTGCAGATACAAACTTAATTGTTGTTGGTGCTAGTGGTAAAATTTATAAATTTTATCTTAGAGCTGATAATCATGATAGTCCATTTCTACCAATTTTTGCAATATATATAAGTAAAGATGGAAAGATACCAACTCCAAAATCTTTAAAAACTGAATTTGAAAATCTAAATGTAGATACAGAACAAAAAACAAAATTATCTCATTTTTTAACAGATAGAGTTGATATGAAAAGTGCTAATTTCTCTTACTCTTCTTTGAGTGGAAATGATGATTTAAAACCTGAAACTGTTTTTGATGATGGAAGATTTACATACTTTTATTTTAAAAGAAAAGATGGAGAAGTAACTACTCTTCCTGTTGTTTACAGAGTTGTTGATGATTATGATACACCTGTAAATAGTAGAGTTGAAGGAGATTTTATAATTGCTGAAACACTTTCTAAAAGATGGACTCTAAGAAGTGGAACAGCTCATCATTGTATTAAAAGAGATTAA
- a CDS encoding type II toxin-antitoxin system RelE/ParE family toxin: protein MLGNNISELRISVDPGYRVYYTQKDDEIIILLIAGDKSTQSDDIKKANEILKELDNE from the coding sequence ATTTTAGGTAATAATATATCAGAACTAAGAATTTCAGTTGATCCTGGATATAGAGTTTACTATACACAAAAAGATGATGAGATTATAATACTACTCATTGCTGGTGACAAATCAACCCAAAGTGATGATATAAAAAAGGCAAATGAAATTTTAAAGGAGTTAGATAATGAGTAA
- a CDS encoding type IV secretory system conjugative DNA transfer family protein, protein MRIFLLIIVAILFMILTLGFGLYQQFGTITNLPPIEIIIKLLQAQHPSRPSSFMILSVFIVITIFIPIGILLTMFGFKANNEYGSSRFANRKDIKKFKLNSKTGIILGKYGSKLLRSEEPLSTLCVAPPGTGKTAGFVIPNALAYEQSLFVLDIKGEISEYTSKYRSSFSNVIIFEPASKTNEFGFNPLDDSIIKDFDQNELNQHIMQVSELLFQDKKDSGDLKHWNLEAKNLFTFLAIFLIYERSLNPNKTPSINIPYVRSFALKTENLTEVIGEILNTYYNLPTLAKELANALVQKAEKEFSGLFSTFQTKMNVFQDDYVAKSLSFNSFTPEQFRKQNTSLYFKINEIDVERLSPLVRLILDFFVKSLLKREKQKDDLNILFLLDEFPRFGSIPVLLKLPAIGRSYGLLSMFFFQSNGQITEIYQRHGMEELDSTTAYKIILTLNEFQTAKSFSDSIGNTTRIKKGVSKSKSENFMTNNGSSSSSQNLEGVPLVKAEDLLSLPFGEAIVIVQGNRTVPIKAKTPFYFKNKQMIKAIKESK, encoded by the coding sequence ATGAGAATATTTCTATTAATTATTGTAGCAATACTTTTTATGATTTTAACTTTAGGATTTGGACTATATCAACAGTTTGGAACTATTACAAACTTACCTCCTATTGAAATTATTATAAAACTATTACAAGCTCAACATCCAAGCAGACCATCATCATTTATGATTTTATCTGTATTTATAGTAATTACTATATTTATTCCAATTGGTATTTTATTAACTATGTTCGGGTTTAAAGCAAATAATGAATACGGTTCTTCAAGATTTGCAAATAGAAAAGATATTAAAAAATTTAAATTAAACTCTAAAACAGGAATAATATTAGGTAAATATGGTTCTAAACTTCTAAGAAGTGAAGAACCATTAAGTACACTTTGTGTTGCACCACCTGGAACTGGAAAAACTGCTGGATTTGTAATTCCGAATGCTTTAGCATATGAACAAAGTTTATTTGTTTTAGATATAAAAGGAGAAATAAGTGAATATACTTCTAAATATAGAAGTTCTTTTTCAAATGTAATTATCTTTGAACCAGCATCAAAAACAAATGAGTTTGGTTTTAATCCTTTAGATGATAGCATCATTAAAGATTTTGATCAAAATGAATTAAATCAACATATTATGCAAGTTTCAGAATTACTCTTTCAAGATAAAAAAGACTCTGGAGATTTAAAACACTGGAATTTAGAAGCTAAAAACCTTTTTACATTTTTAGCTATTTTTCTTATTTATGAAAGATCATTAAATCCTAATAAAACTCCATCAATAAATATTCCATATGTAAGAAGTTTTGCACTTAAAACAGAAAATCTAACTGAAGTAATAGGGGAGATTTTAAATACTTATTATAACTTACCAACATTAGCTAAAGAATTAGCAAATGCTTTGGTTCAAAAAGCAGAAAAAGAATTTTCTGGATTATTTTCAACCTTTCAAACAAAAATGAATGTTTTTCAAGATGACTATGTAGCTAAATCTTTATCTTTTAACTCTTTTACTCCTGAACAATTTAGAAAACAAAACACTTCTTTATATTTTAAGATAAATGAAATAGATGTTGAGAGACTATCACCTCTTGTAAGATTAATATTAGATTTTTTTGTAAAATCTCTTTTAAAAAGAGAAAAACAAAAAGATGATTTAAATATTTTATTTCTTCTCGATGAGTTTCCACGATTTGGAAGTATTCCTGTACTTTTAAAACTTCCAGCAATAGGAAGAAGTTATGGTCTTTTATCAATGTTTTTCTTTCAATCAAATGGTCAAATAACAGAAATATATCAAAGGCATGGTATGGAAGAGCTAGACTCTACAACAGCTTATAAAATTATTCTAACTCTAAATGAATTTCAAACAGCAAAAAGTTTTTCAGATAGTATAGGAAATACTACTAGAATAAAAAAAGGAGTAAGTAAAAGTAAAAGTGAAAATTTTATGACAAATAATGGTTCAAGTTCATCTAGTCAAAATCTTGAAGGTGTTCCTTTAGTAAAAGCTGAAGATTTATTAAGTTTACCATTTGGAGAAGCAATTGTAATTGTTCAAGGGAATAGAACAGTCCCAATAAAAGCTAAAACTCCATTTTACTTTAAAAACAAACAAATGATTAAAGCTATTAAAGAATCTAAATAG
- a CDS encoding ATPase, T2SS/T4P/T4SS family yields the protein MKPHILMQRTLEPLQEYLNKKGLVELIINKPGEIILEFRDGFKYIQDKSLTIEYLEGFAQQLATSVNQKFGEYHPILSCTLPIYHYRTHIVGKSAVDSGFCMAIRVASADKYPLSTYFNEEEIKIFENAIATKKNILIAGGTSSGKTTFLNSVLPLINDEERILTIEDAKELSLTQPNTVRLLKSKMGTDVAKTTYADLINSAVRLRPDRIILGELDIENTFPFLRVLNTGHGGSMATLHADSVDKSIEALIMNITLAGAGGNETMLEKYITSSIDIVVHLKRIDRRTYKATLKELK from the coding sequence ATGAAACCTCATATTTTAATGCAAAGGACTTTAGAGCCTTTGCAAGAATACTTAAATAAAAAAGGGCTTGTTGAATTAATTATAAACAAGCCAGGAGAAATAATTTTAGAATTTAGAGATGGTTTTAAATATATTCAAGATAAATCTCTAACTATTGAATATTTAGAAGGTTTTGCACAACAACTAGCAACATCTGTTAATCAAAAGTTTGGAGAGTACCATCCTATCTTATCTTGCACTTTACCTATTTATCATTATAGAACTCATATTGTTGGTAAAAGTGCAGTAGATTCTGGTTTTTGTATGGCTATAAGAGTTGCAAGTGCAGATAAATATCCTCTTTCAACTTACTTCAATGAAGAAGAGATAAAAATATTTGAAAATGCAATAGCTACTAAAAAAAATATTTTGATTGCTGGAGGAACATCAAGTGGAAAAACTACATTTTTAAACTCTGTATTGCCTTTAATAAACGATGAAGAAAGAATTCTAACTATTGAAGATGCTAAAGAGTTATCTCTAACACAACCAAATACAGTAAGACTACTAAAATCTAAAATGGGTACAGATGTAGCAAAAACAACATATGCTGACTTAATTAATAGTGCTGTAAGACTAAGACCCGATAGGATTATCTTAGGAGAACTAGATATTGAAAATACTTTTCCTTTCTTAAGAGTATTAAATACAGGGCATGGTGGAAGTATGGCAACACTACATGCAGATAGTGTTGATAAATCTATTGAAGCCTTAATAATGAATATAACTCTTGCTGGAGCTGGTGGAAATGAAACTATGCTAGAAAAATATATTACTTCATCTATTGATATTGTTGTTCATCTAAAAAGAATAGATAGAAGAACTTATAAAGCAACACTCAAGGAACTAAAATGA
- the xseB gene encoding exodeoxyribonuclease VII small subunit has translation MEENKLNEESFETKVLKAKEILEKLSKNDITLSDSLKLYSEGLKELEFAQKLLEDAKIVFTTQNKA, from the coding sequence ATGGAAGAAAATAAGTTAAATGAAGAGAGTTTTGAAACTAAGGTTTTAAAAGCAAAAGAGATTTTAGAAAAACTTTCAAAAAATGATATTACATTAAGTGATAGTTTAAAACTTTATAGTGAAGGTTTAAAAGAGTTGGAGTTTGCTCAAAAACTTTTAGAAGATGCAAAAATAGTATTTACAACTCAAAATAAAGCCTAA
- a CDS encoding Sua5 YciO YrdC YwlC family protein, with protein MNPNLIYLVQTDTTVGFSSINDEKLSNIKKRDINQKILKTVDSFTTLREFTRAPKTFRRFIRQSSKTTFIYPNLSSFRVISKDSSFHSFIKKFKILSSTSANKTKHSYEYEFAIKNSDIEVVEKSGLFETSSSKIYRLYKKRLKRIR; from the coding sequence ATGAATCCAAATTTAATATATTTGGTACAAACAGATACAACTGTTGGTTTCTCATCAATAAATGATGAGAAACTATCAAATATAAAAAAAAGAGATATTAATCAAAAAATATTAAAAACAGTTGATAGTTTTACTACTTTAAGAGAGTTTACAAGAGCTCCTAAGACTTTTAGAAGATTTATAAGACAAAGTTCTAAAACTACTTTTATCTATCCAAATTTAAGCTCTTTTAGAGTTATTTCAAAAGATTCTTCTTTTCACTCTTTTATAAAGAAATTTAAAATATTATCTTCTACTTCTGCAAATAAAACAAAACATAGTTATGAGTATGAATTTGCTATAAAAAATTCAGATATTGAAGTTGTAGAAAAGAGTGGTTTATTTGAAACTAGTTCTTCAAAAATATATAGATTATATAAAAAGAGATTAAAGCGAATAAGATAG
- a CDS encoding type IV secretion system protein has protein sequence MDTKKDELTSPVVYKVAMVNNVLLQRVIVALALIILILGILIISLFPLKDTKVKVVEFIDGTNNFVRVIEPNESIQSDSLLIDYFVKKYVTDRETWNKVDEELRLPYIKSVSNEKTWNDMVAIFTHSKSPYSKSDFKRAIKIIRTSELSHNIRQVEFETSDIYGAGTEAPKHSKGYWIATLKMSFKTRDINYEDKDFNPLGLIVEEYSIAQRK, from the coding sequence ATGGATACTAAGAAAGATGAGCTAACTAGCCCTGTTGTTTATAAAGTAGCAATGGTTAATAATGTTCTTCTTCAGAGAGTTATTGTTGCTTTAGCATTAATAATTCTAATTTTAGGGATATTGATTATTTCACTATTTCCATTAAAAGACACAAAAGTAAAGGTTGTAGAGTTTATAGATGGAACAAATAATTTTGTAAGAGTTATAGAACCAAATGAATCTATACAATCTGACTCTTTACTTATTGATTATTTTGTAAAAAAGTATGTTACAGATAGAGAAACTTGGAATAAAGTTGATGAAGAACTTAGATTGCCTTATATTAAATCAGTATCAAATGAAAAAACTTGGAACGATATGGTTGCAATTTTTACTCACTCTAAATCACCATATTCAAAAAGTGATTTTAAAAGAGCGATAAAAATAATAAGAACAAGTGAATTAAGTCATAACATAAGACAAGTAGAGTTTGAGACATCAGATATTTATGGAGCTGGAACAGAAGCTCCAAAACACTCAAAAGGTTACTGGATAGCAACTTTAAAAATGAGTTTTAAAACAAGAGATATAAATTATGAAGATAAAGATTTTAATCCACTTGGATTAATAGTAGAAGAATATTCAATCGCACAAAGGAAATAA
- a CDS encoding addiction module antidote protein produces MSKLEITNFDIAQYLDDKEVIAEYLSSILADGDTDELLEALGNIAKAKGMSQLAKDTGLGRESLYKTFQKGTKPKFETIKKVIDSFGLKIQLQI; encoded by the coding sequence ATGAGTAAACTAGAAATTACAAATTTTGATATAGCACAATATCTAGATGATAAAGAGGTAATAGCTGAATATCTATCTTCTATTTTAGCAGATGGAGATACTGATGAGTTACTTGAAGCATTAGGAAATATTGCAAAAGCAAAAGGCATGAGTCAATTAGCAAAAGATACAGGTCTTGGAAGAGAAAGCCTATATAAAACATTTCAAAAAGGAACAAAACCAAAATTTGAAACTATAAAGAAAGTAATAGATTCTTTTGGTTTAAAAATACAATTACAAATTTAA
- a CDS encoding type IV secretion system protein: MTQNYERSHQAFIDTFRPLAIVILTLYIMIVSVLLLTGKTEKSKEIFITVLLSSFISTIVFSYGVYKEWILDTILYQSFKIQGFFLTNDGSLPSQVFMGIDKTFELFFGKMNELWSKTSIFRADGTLTMIVIIVLSLIFGILYLVYAVLVIFSTFAIFVFFVIGGIPLYFAIMPQTRFIFWAWLRAVLNYALIPIFAAIVMGISIKFLNAAIDDLFAMDINKNGVLNVAVGNAMFIGCLAIFFHLKAPEFAAALTGGQPSGIGGFFTTVAGLGASTYAVGKFGTSKAWGTAKGLYNSPKNAITAYNEVKNVSSSIAETAIRAKNAFSKSKGL; the protein is encoded by the coding sequence TTGACACAAAATTATGAACGGTCCCATCAAGCTTTTATAGATACATTTAGACCTTTAGCAATAGTTATTTTAACACTATATATTATGATAGTTTCTGTTCTTTTATTAACTGGTAAAACAGAAAAATCAAAAGAAATTTTTATTACAGTCTTATTGTCTAGTTTTATATCTACTATTGTTTTTTCTTATGGTGTATATAAAGAATGGATATTAGATACTATTTTGTATCAAAGCTTTAAAATTCAAGGTTTTTTCTTAACTAATGATGGTAGCTTACCATCGCAAGTTTTTATGGGAATAGATAAAACATTTGAATTGTTTTTTGGCAAAATGAATGAATTATGGAGTAAAACTTCTATATTTAGAGCTGATGGAACTCTTACAATGATAGTTATAATTGTATTAAGTCTTATTTTTGGTATTTTATATCTAGTATATGCAGTTCTTGTTATTTTTTCTACATTTGCAATTTTTGTATTTTTTGTTATTGGTGGAATTCCACTTTATTTTGCAATTATGCCACAAACTAGATTTATATTTTGGGCTTGGTTAAGAGCTGTTTTAAATTATGCTTTAATTCCTATATTTGCTGCTATTGTTATGGGAATAAGTATTAAATTCTTAAATGCTGCAATTGATGATTTATTTGCTATGGACATAAATAAAAATGGAGTTTTAAATGTAGCTGTTGGAAATGCTATGTTTATAGGATGTTTAGCTATTTTCTTCCATTTAAAAGCTCCAGAATTCGCAGCTGCTTTAACTGGTGGTCAACCATCAGGAATAGGTGGATTTTTTACTACTGTTGCTGGTTTAGGTGCTAGTACATATGCAGTAGGAAAATTTGGAACTTCAAAGGCTTGGGGTACAGCAAAAGGACTATACAACTCTCCAAAAAATGCAATAACTGCTTACAATGAAGTCAAAAATGTAAGTTCAAGTATTGCAGAAACTGCGATAAGAGCAAAAAATGCTTTTTCTAAATCAAAAGGACTTTAA